Genomic window (Lycium barbarum isolate Lr01 chromosome 2, ASM1917538v2, whole genome shotgun sequence):
ttacttagttgtatcttactaggactaaagaatatttgaagtaaaagttatacgttttgtatcaagactattcccgAAAAAAACCCAAATAACCCGAGAAAATCTGAGGTTGAAAaccccgaattttattggtttgatttggtgtataaatttaaaaacccaacGCAATTGATTTAGTTTGGTGTTTAAAATATCTGAACCAACCTGGTCCATGTATACCCCTAACTCCATTCAATACTTCTATTTCTAGCATTCAAAACTAATAACTCCATTAGCTCAGGGGTGGATTTATGTTAATGCTTAATAAATTTTGTCAAGACTCTATAGATATTAAGAAAATTCACTAAATATTGTATTGTAAacctaattattattatatagtaTGTAAGAATCATAAACTTTAAATTCTAAATCTGTTGATTGTCTAAAAAGTGAAAATATACGAGGAGAGAAGATGTGGAAAAGGAAATAAAGGAAAAATTAGGTCTCTCATCTCATCATTTGTCAAAAGCAAACCTTTGGACCTGACAACAACATATAATCGGTATCAATCAGTGGCGGAGGATATATTTACACTATTTTTATTGTGGCAAAGGTATATATGTATTACTTTTTTAACGAGGATATATCTATTAATTGAGGAGTATATTTGCACCTATtcccaaaaattaaaaatcaatccatttgaaggacaaaaatcaaACTCCAGctcatttgaagggcaaaccgtgcaattaATTAAATGAAAAGAAAGTTAAACGCCTGTAAGAAGTTGGAAATTAACCCTAAGCAGCAAACCAAAAGCTTAACCCAGCTCAAAAAAGCAGATGAAAACCCCATTAATCAACAAGTAGTAAGGGGATTTGTGAGTAAAATCTAGATGAAAAAGATAAAGTTACCTTCATCAAAGCTTGACCCATATCCGAAAATTTACTGCTATGTACAGTACGTTCtctcttctctttatttttctttgtttcaATTCTCCATACAATTTTCTTTGTTTAGAGATATGCTTGTAGCTCCTACCTCGTCGGTTGTTGAGACATTTGTTTGGTTTTGAAATAATAGTCTCCTTTTTTTGTTTGGTTCTGAAATAACAGTGTTCATGGAATAAGTCTAAATTTTACTGAAAATGACTGGGTACCTTCTTGGAATTGAGTATTCCAAAGCTACAGTAGTAAATTTTTCTTTGCTTTGTGCTATATATAAGTCAGTATTATTGAATAGAGGAACTCAGCAAAAAATTCTTGATTTCTTCTCTACCAacttaatttttataatttttagtaCAGAAATGGGTTATCAAAAACTTGCATTGTTTCTGCTATATATAGCCTTTCTCTGTCAACTTGTTTCCTCTTCATCCTTACCTCATTTATGCCCCAATGATCAAGCCCTTGCCCTTCTTCAATTCAAGCACATGTTTACTATAAATGCTTCTGCTAATTCTCATTGTCAGCCTTCTGATCCACCAACACTATCATGGAACAAGAGCACAGATTGTTGCTCCTGGGATGGAGTTTATTGTGAGGAAACGACTGGACAAGTGATTGAGCTTGACCTCAGTTGCAGCCAACTTcaaggcaagtttgattctaacAATAGCCTCTTCCAACTCGCCAATCTGAAAAAGCTTGATTTGTCTTTTAATAATTTTTCTGGGTCGCTCATTTCACCTAAATTTGGTGAGTTTTCTAGTTTGACACATCTTCAGTTGTCGGATTCAGGTTTTTCTGGTCAAATCCCTTCTGAAATCTCCCATCTTTCAAAATTGCGGGTTCTTCGTCTCTATTCTAATTATGATCTTAGATTAGGACCTCACAATTTTGAACTGCTTCTTAAGAACTTGACCCAATTAAGAGAGCTTGACCTTAGGCATGTGAACATCTCTTCCACCATTCCTCTAAATTTCTCTACTTTTTTAACAACTCTATGGCTTCCAAACACACAGTTATTTGGTATATTGCCCGAACGAGTTTTCCACCTTTCCAACTTGGAATCTCTTTATTTATCATACAATCCCCAGCTCACTGTTAGGTTTCCCACAACCAAATGGAATAGCAGTGCATCTCTCATATGTTTAATTCTTAGCGGCGTGAATTTTACCGGTAGGATACCTGAATCATTTAGCTATCTAACTTCACTAAAAATGTTGGTCATGAGGTCTTCAAATCTCTCAGGGCCCTTTCCTAAACCTATATGGAATCTCACCAGCATAGAAATTCTAGATCTGGGAAGTAATAATTTGGAGGGATCAATCCCCCAATGCTTGGGTGAGATGAGTGAGCTTTCGGTTTTGGATTTAAGCAACAATAGTCTAAGTGGGACAATTAATACAACTTTTAgaattggaaaccaactcaacaTCATTAAATTGGAGGCGAATAAGTTACAGGGAAAAGTCCCACCATCTTTGATCAATTGCAAATCTTTGGAAGTTCTTGATTTAGGGAACAATGAGTTAAATGACACATTTCCAAATTGGTTGGGAGCCCTACCTTATTTGCAGATTCTGAGGTTGAGATCAAATAAGTTGCATGGCACCATTCAAGCTTCAAGGAATGAAAAATTATTTGCTCAACTTCGAATCATAGATCTCTTTTCCAATGGATTTCATGGGAATTTACCCGTGAACCTTTTTGAGAATTTTGAAGCTATGAAATTAATTAATGAGAAAAACGGAACCCCAAGATATGTAGGAGATAGAAATCGTTACTATGATTGTTCTTTGATGATTACAACAAAGGGATCGTATCGTGAATTTGTTCGAGTTTTGACCTCAAACATAGTTATCGATCTCTCAAAGAATAGATTTGAAGGTCATATTCCAAGCATTATTGGAGATCTCAGTGGGCTTCGTACGTTGAACTTATCTCATAATGGCTTGGAAGGTGTTATACCAACATCACTGCAACATTTATCTG
Coding sequences:
- the LOC132625097 gene encoding receptor-like protein 9DC1, which gives rise to MGYQKLALFLLYIAFLCQLVSSSSLPHLCPNDQALALLQFKHMFTINASANSHCQPSDPPTLSWNKSTDCCSWDGVYCEETTGQVIELDLSCSQLQGKFDSNNSLFQLANLKKLDLSFNNFSGSLISPKFGEFSSLTHLQLSDSGFSGQIPSEISHLSKLRVLRLYSNYDLRLGPHNFELLLKNLTQLRELDLRHVNISSTIPLNFSTFLTTLWLPNTQLFGILPERVFHLSNLESLYLSYNPQLTVRFPTTKWNSSASLICLILSGVNFTGRIPESFSYLTSLKMLVMRSSNLSGPFPKPIWNLTSIEILDLGSNNLEGSIPQCLGEMSELSVLDLSNNSLSGTINTTFRIGNQLNIIKLEANKLQGKVPPSLINCKSLEVLDLGNNELNDTFPNWLGALPYLQILRLRSNKLHGTIQASRNEKLFAQLRIIDLFSNGFHGNLPVNLFENFEAMKLINEKNGTPRYVGDRNRYYDCSLMITTKGSYREFVRVLTSNIVIDLSKNRFEGHIPSIIGDLSGLRTLNLSHNGLEGVIPTSLQHLSVLESLDLSFNKIGGEIPQQLASLTSLAVLNLSHNHLVGCIPKGNQFATFENSSYQGNDGLRGFPLSKDCGVDDGVPQATTSVDQGEEGDSGIISWQAFLMGYGCGLIVVLSVIYIMLATQSPAWFSRMVEELEHKSIARMEKHKKRY